GTGGCTACTGCGATTGTGGCCAAGTCTGCATGACCTCCGGGGAGCTTCGATAACAGCAGGACCGTGCCTGGCGGACAGCGTCTCGAGCACCTTCTGAAGGGGCCTTGTCAAATTCCTAAAACAGGGATATGTGAGTTGGGTTGTTTCTTATTAATGTGGGGGCCGGCGTTTCTTGCCGTGACAGGGTTTTGATGGGATTCTGTTTTCCGATGGAAAGGAGCATTACCGTTGCTGGCTCATAGGTGCAGTGACTCACCAAAACGAATAGGTACGACTAAAGGAGGCGAAGCGGGAAGGCTGAATGTCGTTGACATTTTTTTGAGTTCCAGTACTTGGTGGCGTCAGAGTCTTTGAGTTTCCCCGTTTGGAGGAAAATGTGAGCACTGTGGCAGTGTGTCAAGTTAGGTGGCGAATTTTCTTAGCATTTCCGACTCCTTTGTGTGTAAATGATGCTTTAGGTGTGGAAAGGAGTGTATGCCTCTTCAACGCTCGGTGTTGTTGGCGACAACATTGGAGGTTGAACTGCAAGGGTCATACATACAGTGAAGCTTTGCCACCAATGGAGCCATCAGTGCCGCAGTGCCGTGCTGTTTGCCCGCACCCCCTTGGGTATGAGGTTTGTGCAAAAGTGCAGGTGGATGCGGCTCgcgtaagaaaaaaacagccaTGCATCTTTCCTATCAGACGAAAACAAAGGGTGTAACCTCAGATACCGTGGATAGAGTAATACGAAGGGGAACTCACGAGGCTGCGTTAGTACTTTTGTTGCATGGTACCTTCTACCGTAACCCCAACTTTGTCTTGCTGTGATTTCTCCGCTTCTAATCCTGACAAGGCCCGTACATTGAAATATAGGAAATATGGACAGCGACGTCACTTACGCCGCACAACTTGAGAGCGCTGCAGAGGAGGTAGCCGAGGCGAAACAGTACCTCATAAAACTTGACAGGAGGCAGCACCAACTGAAGGAGGCGAGTCGAGCCCTAAAGAAAACACCAGTGTTGGGCGACGTTTGGCTGCTGTGCAGTGGGGGCGTCTTTGTGCGTTCTGAGTTGAAATATGAAGACACTCTGCGTTACTTGTCGTGGAAAATGGGTGCTGGTGAGCGAGACATTGAGGATTGTCGTGACGCTCTTAAGAGGAAGGTGGCATACTTGGCGGAGCTGGAGGGCCCCGATAACGCAATAGCAAAGCTGTACGAGGGCTTTGAACTGACCCCAGTGAATTAGTACCAATACATTGCCTCCTTTTGAGACTTTTAAATTCCCTTATACACAACAAAATTGAGTAAGGGTATGCCTTGCGAACGTGCGTATTCCCGTGTTGCATTCAGGATTTTTCCTTGAGAGCGTCATCCAATCTTCTTTGCTCAATTCTCCCCGTAGCAACTCAAAGGGCCCATGAACACGGAGGACTCCTCCCTGTTGACCCTAAAATTTCTTTCTGTTAGGGCGGTTATTCATAGTTTGAGGTATCTTTGTTCGCGGGACGCTAGCGTGAGGTTTGTTGTGTCCGTCGCCGGAGGTTCGCCAGAGGTACGCTTGACAAGGGTGGGAGTTCCAGACTACAGTTACACCGAAGTTGTTCTGAGAGCTGGAGACGCAGggaagaagtggaaagagGTTCAGCTCCACGACTCTAATGACGAAGATGTATTCTCATTTGTGATTCATGGACCGCTGCTTCTTCGCACCCTCCAGATGTTCGAACGGAGCAAACCCGTAAAACTGGGGTTGTGCAGCGACTTGACAAGTATCTTTTTGTACTCCGATGGGTACGAACGCTGGGTGCGGCTTGGTGTTTTCCACGACCTTGGACCGATGCTCAACGTCAGGCAGCCAATATCCGCTTTACATCGCGTCGCCGACCTTCAAGCGTTTTGCCATATTGCGCGGTTTGTTAGGAATTCTCAGGATGGCACATGCGTTGTGGTTCTGGGTTTCGATAACATGAACTCCTTTATAGAGCTAAGGACAACAGAGGCTATGGTGTCCGTCCTTCTTGATGGTGAGACTCTTCGGCGCCGTTATGAGGGCAGGGcggggaaagaggaagtgaCTGCGTTTGCTGAATATGCATCCCGTGTGGCCGATGATGCCGTTCTTAGCGTTGGTTTTGGCACGGATGGATTGGCCGTGTTTCAGCTGAAATGGGGCGGCCCTCCGGCGCATTGTGAGGAATCATCTgcgtatttgtatttttgtgctATCTGAGTAACTTGCGCATGTAAATGTTCTTCCATTTGAGTTAGATGAAAATGCTTAAAGTAGTGTAAACATACTCGTATTCATgactttcccctttcctctatCTTTTTGAATGACCCCTAAGTGAAAATGTCTCTAGGGAGTGCGCTTGCGCCAACCCACAATGTATTGGTATGCCATTCGCCAGAGCTACCGCCGCAGCAAGTGCGTTGTGTAGCTGAATGCTACGGTGTAGTGTTGGATATTTCCTCGTACCACCTCGTTGACAACACCGATTTTGTTAGCATCGTACAATATCGCGATCCAGAGAGCGTCGTGCTGTGCTACGAGTCTCTGAAAGCTCACATGTCGCAAAAGGGGTCTCCAGTCAAGAAGGTTGCCTGGGTCCATGCGAAGGCCACATCAGAGATATTACATAAGTCGTATATTCGGTGCCCGTATAAGGAGGAAGATACGGCTCCGACCAACCATGCACACGGGTTTTTAGTGGCCTACCTTGGCGAGTTGGAAGACACCGTTCGCTCTCAGTTTCTTTGCTCGGTGAAAGCCGACACAAATGCGGTGGACTTCTTCGTGGATACAGAATATAAAGGGAGGTGTTTTCTCCACTATCCTACTGTTGAGGCAGCTGAGGAGACACGTCGCGGCTTTTCCATGTGTCATCCCAGCTTGAGGAGGGCAATCCACCACTGTGACGAGGCTGATTATTTTAATGcgaggaagaaacaactgcAAGTGGACAgatgacgtttttttttgatcatTGCCCAGAATTTGCTACTCTGGCGGTGAGTTTAGTTTGacacatttttattttagcACTGTGGGTGGTAGTCTGGTCCTTTCTGTTGGTACTATTActgggagggggaagggggctAGCGGTGATGAACATTGGGTTCTATATTTATCGACCCTATCAAGCAATACGCGTAATGCGGCACAAGAGCAAGTCGTTAGCCAcactgtttgttttctccactATTTCGCGGACGTCGCAGGTCGCCGGCagcagctttttttttggcttctGGTGGATATTACCGCTTGCGCGGTgtcctttgtgtttttttcgttgatGGTTTTCGACACTGTTAGCTGCGGTGCTGCAGGTGCTACCTGTCTTTTCCCCACCTGAATCATTACACATCCAGTGGTTTATGAGCGCTTTACTTGGGTGCATTTGTACACGTTAGTTCGGGCTCATGTGTGAGTTAGGTGGGAATATTCTTTGCATTCAAGAACCCACACAACCCGTTTGAGACTTTGACCCCGAAATTCTTGTTTAACGTCGTTTCGTAACATGCTCTCTTTGGCGGCTCGTAGCTTGAGGATTTCATTGCGTATCGGAGGAGATGTCCCCGTGGTTCCCATAATTTCACTTTTGTCAAAGAAAAGGTGTTTCACCACCTAAAACATCATATTTGCCATTATTGGATCTGCCTCAGCGTTGGTATGGTTTCAATACCGCAACCCCACGTGAGGAGACGAGATTTCTGGGCGGTGATTTTATTGATGCCAGGGCTGGCCCGCCTCCTCGACCCGCTCCGTTTCTACCAGATTGGTAAAGGCTAGAAGTGGTTTTATTATAAGGGGGACAGTATCAggggtttttcttttcttttacaaaCAGCATATAACTACACTTTCTATGACCGTTATAGATGTCACTTTAACCCGTCGAGCCGCAACATAAGTGGTCCAGTGGGAGTTTGTTAGCCCCTTTGCACGATTGCTTTTGTGGTGAGAGTAGCGAATTCGTTGCACACCTTCTGCCCCTTCAAATGTTTTTGTGAAAGTGCGTAGGAACGTATAGTAGGATCAGTCAGTTCTTGTCTTCACTAATAATTATCCATGTGAGTTATCACCTTATGTGTGTATTCTGTGTTTAGAGAGCTTGCAAAAGGTCCACGTTTTCTTGGATCAGACCATATGGCCGAGTTGAACGGCCCTTTTTATATCAGGGTTTCGTGTTTAAATACCCCTGTTTGTGCTGTAGGCATTAGTGCTGTCGCTTGACGGCATCCCCTAATGCAATTATTGTAAATGCTGTTTACCATTTCTCAGAGAGAACGACAGAACCAAAGTCAAGATAGtccctttacttttactCACTCATCTGACCGTGAGTGATAAAGTTTCCCGTGTCTCTTTTATTGTGCAATGAATCCTCGCAATGCTTCACGGCATGATTTGTGGGAGTCTCACCCGAAATGTTGCGACCTGTGAGTGGCCCCCGTAATCTGCGGTTTTCTGTTCAACGGGAGTGTAACTAATCCCAACGTTGTgtggttttatttattttttacatcTCTTTTTAACCCTCCGCTGCTTTCTGCAGAAGATGCACTCGGGACTCGTTTAGTTTGGTCTAAccacctttctttctcttttttactttgttcccCTTTACTTACTTTCGTTTGATTGTATCGGCTACAGATGGTGACACCTCCTCTCAATGTATTTAGCGGGAGTGCGGTGCtaccttctttttgatgATGACTGGTACTTACACACATGGTAGCTGGCCATAGGCTGGTTGTTAGGGTGTAATTTCCATGACGAGCGGCTATTGTTAAATTCACCTTCctgtccattttttttctcatcaatTCACTCAACTGTtggctttctttcctttttgcaaAATCCGTTGTGTGTACAGACTCACTCCCACACTTCTTatgttctttccctttttctttccttattttcttttattttcccttgttATCTTTTGGATTTTAAGTTATCGAAATGAATATTCTGTGGCTTACTTGTATCGTTGTAGTTGCAACAAATGTTGCTTCTGGTCGTGCTGCTATAGTGGGATATGAGACTGAGATTGTGCGTGCAGGTGATGTTAGCAAAGGTTCGTACCATTGGGCAAAATACATCGAAGGAACCGGACCGAATACCCGTCGCATATCTTCCTTTCGTGATGGCATTGTACACCATGAGGAACTCGGCTTCATGTCACCATTTTTTAGCAGTGATAACATAAGTTGGCATGTGACTACTCCCTTCAGTGAATGACATTGACGGCACGGGCTGATAAAGGTAATTTGACGTAATCTATGTGATATGAGGAGGGCATCTATACATATGTGGTTCCGTTtcaggaaggagggaagatgAGGGGAGGGGGCGCTATGTTTGCTGATATATAATTGTTTTGTTGATAACTTTCCTTatgtcattgttttttttttctcatgttGAGAGTagtatttgctttttttttgtttttaaatatatttattacttttgtAACCTTGTCAAGTGTAGTTGGGCCGACCCATTGGTGCGATGCGTCGTCACCGCGTGGCGGTGGTTTCGGACTTTTTCTACCCGGGGTTTGGTGGTGTGGAGGTGCACATTTATAGTTTGGGGCAGTGTCTTATGCGTAGGGGCCACAAGGTTATTGTCATTACTAGGGCTTACGGTGACACATGTGGTGTGCGGTATTTGACGAATGGAATGAAGGTGTATTATTTACCTCTGATGGCTGTTAAGCTTCCTGCGGGATCTGTTACGCTTCCAACCATGTATTTGACTTTCGCAACAATGCGGTCTATATTCATCCGAGAGCGCATTACAGTTGTTCACGGGCACCAAAACACGTCGAACCTCTGCCATGAGGCACTATTTCATGCCGGTACGCTGGGTCTTAAAACGTGTTTTACCGACCACTCGCTGTTTGGTTTTGCGGACGTGTCATCGATTCACATCAACAAAGTGTGCGAGTGGAGTTTGCGCAACGTTGATCAGGTTATTTGTGTGAGTAACACCTCGAGAGAAAACACGGTGCTACGGGCGAAAATCGATCCGCAACGTGTCAGCGTTATACCAAACGCGACTgattgttccttttttacaCCGCCGGATGATATGAAGTACAAATCATGGGCGTCGAAGGTTGAGAATGAGGGGCTAACGATTGTTGTGATTGGTCGCTTAGTTTACCGTAAGGGTTCTGACCTTTTTGTGGATGTGATTCCTGAAATATGCAAACGGCATCCGAACATAAGGTGGATTGTTGGGGGTGATGGTCCCCGTAGGTCGCAGTTTCAACAGATGATTGAACGGCATGACTTGATGGATCGTGTGAAGATGTTAGGTTCGCTACCTCACTCTGGGGTGCGTAATGTGCTGATACAGGGGCAAATATTTCTGAATTGCAGCTTAACTGAAGCTTTTTGTATCGCACTGATTGAGGCCGCATCATGTGGTTTGTTATGTGTTTCCACtcgtgttggtggtgtgccTGAAGTCCTGCCTCCCAACATGCTCTTGCTTGCGGAACCCGATCCATCTTCCATCATTACAACACTGGAGGAAGCTATTGCCAGTGTTCCATATATTTCTCCGTGGGAGCTGCACGACAATGTGAGGAGGTTCTATAGGTGGGATTGGGTTGCAGAGCGTACAGAGAGAGTGTATGATAAGATTATGTGCACCAAATCACCGTCTCTGTATGAAAGACTAATGAACTATGCATCGGTGGGCTGCGTGTACGGTGTCATTTGTTGGTTGTTGTGTATTGGTGACTGGTTGATGCTAACTTTTCTGGAGTTTTGGTTTCCGTCGGAGTTGATTGATATTGCACCAGATTTTCCACTGGAGTTGTACTCTCGTAATCGGGAGAAGCTTCAAGTTATGGGAAGCCCATCCTGAGGATATGGGCGGGGTCCTCTCTACCGCgatcctttttgttttcgcccttctctctctctctgtcaTTGTTTCGCGTTGAACCTTAAAGGgtgggggaaataaaaaaaaaaagaaaatattaccgcaactcttttttctttttgggtagtttttctttccctctcatcCATCCCcattttgttctgttttggTGTGTCCTTTGCAATAACTCCAATGCCCTTGCGCGCCGTTACGTCTGATAtcataataatgataatgattaaccctcctcctttctaccttttttttatttttcactgtTGCTCATTCCTACGGGGCCGTCTCGGAGACTCTAGCATTATCCGTCCCCTCCTTTTGagtctctctttctttctttctctctttgtctGTGTCtgtctttgtgtgtttgtatctGCTCGCTTTCATTCTTTCTCGCCCTGAAGCGGCGCTGAACCAAATGCAACCATGAAGCACATGCCATTCAGAGAGATTGCGCAATTGTGCTGTCGTCTGCAGTCGAGTCAAGGCAACGACACCCGCATTCAAAGTGCCGTAATTGATTCAATTCGCTCACAGGTGCTGGATGGTAGCACGCTTCCGCTAGTTATGCAGCGGCTGGTGAAGGACGGAAACTGGAAACTTGCGTTATGTGTTATTAAAAGCCATCACTTAGACAAGGCTGGAATTAGGCGAGATCATAATATTTGGCCCATTATGGAGCGTGCAGCACCCTGCGATGAGAGCCGCAGTGCAATGCGGAAGGCACTCATAACTTTGTTTGCCTCGACATGTTGTTTTCACAGGCGGAGGTAATGTGGTGGGTTGCACCGTTTGGAGTTAACGGGACTACGTGTGATAGATGCTGCACATGCATCACAATTTCCCTGTTGACGTTTGTCTcatcactctttttttttcctactAAAGCTGCTGCTATGTTTACGGTCGTATAGTGTTGTTTTCCTACTTGTACGACATACGCATAcagatacacacatatgtttatatatatatatatatatatatatatatattgtttatttattgaaTATCAGTTACAAAATTCTGATTCTTCTCccccattttatttttttaggTTTGTGCCACTGGGAGGAGACGGTGCTGACTTCGTTCGTCTGTGCGAGGTGCTGGTGTCATATATACTTGAGtttattttgtcttttggCAAACACCGTTGTTTACCTTGCAGTACCCTGAGCATTACTGCGTCAAGTAAAGGTCCGGGTCGCACTTAAACACAGctcgtgtgtgcgtgtgtgcgtgagAGGAAAGAGTGAGGGGAGGAACAGAAAGGCGAAAAGGGTTGTATAGTGCAGCAAGCCACAACATAAGAATCCAGCGAATGACTGATTCACCTGATCTCTCTCGCCCACCTGTGCCACCCGATTACCTTCAGAGCGACTTACTCTTTCAACTGCTCGACTGCTGTCAAACTCAAGGCAGTCCCCATGGCATAGTTTCAACTGTTAAACACGAGGATGTCCCAATCGTGCGTATTTACGGCGTGACCAAGGAGGGTCACAGTGTTCTTGTACACTGCTACAACTTTGAACCCCATCTGTGGATTCGTGCCCCCAATCGGTGGCTTGACGTATACTCGAAAACGTTCGTGCAAGAGTTAAACGCTAGTTTGGACCCGCTAACTCACGTGTCCAACACAGTGGTGCGCATCGAGAGGCACAAGCGCAGGAGCCTCATGTATTACAATCCGGATGGTGAATGTGATTACCTTAAGGTTATTGTTCAGCTCCCACAGCACATTCCAAGGTTGCGCACGCTTCTTTCCTCTGGCGTGATGTGTGTCGGTGCGTGGGAAGGGCTACGTGCGTTTCCGACATTTGAAAGCAACGTCATTTTCCCGTTGCGCTTTATGGTAGATGGCAATATTGGAGGTT
This is a stretch of genomic DNA from Trypanosoma brucei gambiense DAL972 chromosome 2, complete sequence. It encodes these proteins:
- a CDS encoding N-acetylglucosaminyl-phosphatidylinositol biosynthetic protein, putative; its protein translation is MRRHRVAVVSDFFYPGFGGVEVHIYSLGQCLMRRGHKVIVITRAYGDTCGVRYLTNGMKVYYLPLMAVKLPAGSVTLPTMYLTFATMRSIFIRERITVVHGHQNTSNLCHEALFHAGTLGLKTCFTDHSLFGFADVSSIHINKVCEWSLRNVDQVICVSNTSRENTVLRAKIDPQRVSVIPNATDCSFFTPPDDMKYKSWASKVENEGLTIVVIGRLVYRKGSDLFVDVIPEICKRHPNIRWIVGGDGPRRSQFQQMIERHDLMDRVKMLGSLPHSGVRNVLIQGQIFLNCSLTEAFCIALIEAASCGLLCVSTRVGGVPEVLPPNMLLLAEPDPSSIITTLEEAIASVPYISPWELHDNVRRFYRWDWVAERTERVYDKIMCTKSPSLYERLMNYASVGCVYGVICWLLCIGDWLMLTFLEFWFPSELIDIAPDFPLELYSRNREKLQVMGSPS